One Brachyspira pilosicoli P43/6/78 genomic window carries:
- a CDS encoding FmdB family zinc ribbon protein, whose product MPTYEYKCKKCGHEFEEFQSMTAEPKAKCPICKGTAKRIISLNAGVIFKGSGFYVNDYKGKNSTSSSSSSSSSKPSKPKTSC is encoded by the coding sequence ATGCCTACTTATGAATATAAATGTAAAAAATGCGGACATGAGTTTGAAGAGTTCCAGTCTATGACTGCTGAACCTAAAGCTAAATGTCCTATATGTAAGGGAACTGCTAAAAGAATAATTTCTTTAAATGCTGGTGTAATATTTAAAGGTTCTGGCTTTTATGTTAATGATTATAAAGGAAAAAATAGCACATCATCATCTTCTTCTTCAAGCAGCTCAAAACCTAGTAAACCTAAAACAAGCTGCTGA